The Solanum dulcamara chromosome 2, daSolDulc1.2, whole genome shotgun sequence region atttgtttaacTCCCCTTTTAAAAGATAATATGGTATTATAATTGATCAAGTTGATTGAATTGGAGATATAATGCATGAGTTCAATACTTACAAATTTTAAAGATTGAACTCGTATAATCTAAATCTTTTATATTCGATTCTGCTCCTGGcaatcaatatatattttttacccACAGTAAAAGAGGTCCAATATTTCAACTAAACATGAAGTTTTAActtcaaaagatgaaaaaaatttaaacaaaatGATCGTAGTAAAATGATTCGAATTTCATTACTCTTAATTAGAGTTTCGAATTCGTGTGTTGAATGTGAAAAGAAGTTTTATTAAGAGTGCTGCTTTCAAAATGGGATCTATGTAATCTTGTGATgaatttatttgatatttttgaacaatttcttttttctttcattaaattttgagCAATTAATGTTTGATGCTTAAAATTATCAAtctcttttttacttttatttatatgCATTAAATTCATTAAATGGTGCAAGTAAGTGTCactatttataatgacaaacTTTTTCTTTGGTGTCCATTTGTGAAGGcaatatttttaattgatttttttttaattttcactaactcaaatttaaaatttctaaTTAAGGATATAAGAATTTTAACTTTCTTAATTCCCACTGTATAATGACTGAATCGACTCTGCATTAAATAATTGCATGTTCATATTCATATTAATCCTACTATTTCCCTCAATCCACATGATCTGTTTTTAACATCAAAGACATTTAATAACATTAATtattatagtatttttataattatggtGTCTAAAATAAATTTACGAAATTATTTGTCAATAATACAGATTCATATAATTTTATTCAACAAACTTgaaaatgagagaaattacctAAAAATTCTTACTCTATTGATTAAAACAATAAACTATAATATAaatcaatattaaaaaatagagTATAgacttaatttttttcttattttttgtaaatataaaatattttgcaataattataatttgttaAAAACAACTATTAATATTTCGTTGGGATTACTTCTCTTTTGATTGGATTTATacaatacaaatttaaattaattgagATTACTATATGAATATTAAAATCACAATAGATGAATATTAAATATTGAGCGGAACACAAAAGGAAAtaaacatattaaaattatttttttggttactTCTCCCCCTTGCCTTTAATTATGGGTCCATGGACTAGTTTAGAGAATATGACAAAATTAATTTGTCTTGATTCTGAGGAAAATGACATTTTGTTGCTTCACGTGAAGTGCCAATGTTATCATATAGAATCCCATGCTAGTATTAAATTAATTCCTTTTAAATCAATAGTATTCTTGAAAACTTGTTTATGTGAAATTATAGAGTAAGATAAAGTCTTCCTTAAAGGTTATTAacattgaaattattattttttattttatttttaattagatgTCTGATTTAAACTCATAAAAATTCATTTCAAAAGTTTATTTGATGTGAATCTGAATTAATTTGattaatacatttaaaatattagataattacaaagaaaaaagagtaacGCTTCACTCCTCacaatttttgttatttatcGTTTTGATTTTAAGCATTCCTTAATACAACATTAATAATAAGAGTAAGTTGGCTAAATTGCATTTAAAGGTGTAATTTAGTGGTCGAATTAGAAAGAATTCGTGAGATTTCATGTTTAAATTTCATATGTGATAAAAATATTAGGTGATTTCTCTCCATATGTACAAGTCGATCGAATATATATCTTCATCCAACCAATCATTTAATCATAAGTACGTAATAAACTTATGTATAAAAGACATGTTTATGTTTCTTGCATTCATTGTTTAGATGTAAACATCcgatataaataaatttttactaTAAATATCTCTTAGAACATCCGAAATGTGTTCTGCGTCGTAAACACTCTATAAAAATTAGTCATTTGACTAAATTACCCTTATTAATtcttttaagaatatttttttagcatAATAAGggtgattttttttccttctaaaatctaaatattttatataataattattttagctatttaaatatttttgttttattttaaaatagtgaTAATATGTGCAACCCTATACTTTACTCCCCCACTTactaaaaaaatgttagatccGTGATAATATTTCGGGTTGTGGGGCCCAACCAGATTCAACTGAAAACAGGAATCTGCTGTAGCTTCGGTGCACAGAGAGCTAACGGAGCAGATCGGTGGTCCAATCGTCTCCGGTCGCCGGCGGAAGAAGTAGCAGCAGCGGCAGCGGCATATTTGTCGTTACCGGAAAATAGAATCGGCGCCGGAGACAAGTTTGGGTAAAGATGAAGGGCTTATTATTCAAATCAAAACCGAAAACTCCTGTTGAACTTGTTCGTCAGACTCGTGATCTCCTTATCTATACACAGCGTAATTCCGATGTTCGCGAGAGCAagcgagaagaaaaggtaatgatttttttttaaattgtagTGTTTAGACATGCTTCTGTGCACCTTGATTGTTCCATGGTTACCTGCATTAAGAAATCAtctaaattttgagtttatgagttCTGAATTCCAGAGAAAGGTAGTTTATTGAGGTTGTGATTAAATTATATGTACATATTAAGTGAATCTTCTCGACACAAATACTCGTTaggtttcaatttgtttgtttggtTTTGTCTGGACAGGAATTTTAAGTAAGGAAGATTAAACATGTTATGTGGAAAattagaattaaagagtttgtcggcaaaggaaagaaatattctttttgaaatggactaaaaaaaaagcaagacaaataaattgaaacgggAGTACGTGGTTTAGGCTAAATCTATGCAGAACTGTAGCTCCATCTCTGATTCGAGTTTGTCTTGCTTTTTTGTTTGTTGGGTTTGATTTTTTGGCTGTATGCTTTTGAATCTGGATACTTTTGTGCATTGTCAGAATTAGATGTCTTTAGTTAGCTAAATTTGGATCTGGATAATTTATTTCTGAATAAAATTTGATCTTTACTTTGATTTTCTTAGGATGCTTAAATTAGTAAAAATTCAATGGATGAATCAACTATGCCTCAATCCCGCATTTTTTTGGTTAGTTAAATTTAACGACACTGGTGGATAGAAGTTACTCAGTGTATGTGTTAGCTGTAGTGGGGCAATTTTTCAAAGTTGTGTCATCCTTGGACTTGGTTCTATCTCTAGGTTTTGGAGTACTCCattgatatgaattgcatgatgaAAAGAAGGAACAAGAACAACCATATGTAGTTCTGTTTCTGATTGGATACGCATACACCATTTGGCTATAAATTTGAATTGTGTACTTCTTTCCTTATTCAAATTTGCAGATGATGGAGTTAAGCAAGACAATGCGGGACTTAAAGTGTGTTCTTTACGGGAATGGTCAATCAGAACCTGTCTCTGAAGCTTGTTCTCAGCTGACTCAAGAATTCTTTAGAGAAGACACTCTACGGCTGCTGATTAATATTCTTCCGAAACTGAATTTAGAGGTTATACTTATCCTTTGAGTGCATGAAGTTTCTTGTGGTCATGCTGTCTCACTCTTATTGTATCAACAAGTTTTCTTATGCATTTTTCTGCATTTCATGAGAATATCATCTGGTTGTTTAGTTTTTGCTTCTGGTTTTACGCAtgtgatttgataatttggtaTTGGCTTTTGATGTTTATCGACCCTATTACACATAAGATCTTGTTGTTTCCATTCTCTTGTCTTCCTATTACAAGGAGATTTACTTTTTGCAGGCTCGTAAAGACGCTACTCAAGTAGTTGCAAATCTTCAAAGACAACAGGTTCAATCGCGGTTGATTGCTTGTTATTACTTGGAAGCAAACATTGATCTGATGGATATATTAGTAGCAGGGTAAGCAGTGGCAGAAAAGAAGTTTAGAAATATGGTGGCATGTTATTATCATGTGCTTATTGCATTATCAAATTGAttcattttattagtttttaaattatttttgggcTTTTACTTTCTAATACAAATTGCTGATTCCTATGCATGGACAATCAACTAAAAGAATGGTATGATAGATGAGCATGTTAGACATAGAATTAAAATAGGATGGTCAAAAAGAATAAATGCTACTGGGGTGCTATGTGATAGAAGGATGCCATCAGTGAAAGGCAAGTTTTATAGAACAATTTAAGACCAACAAACATTCACAAGATAAGCGTTCCAGAGATGCAAATGCTTAGATAGATGTGCGGTCATATAATATTAGACAAGATTGAAAAAGACCATATTCAGATTAACAGAAGGTGCAAGCAGCACATATCGACGATAGAATGAGAACAGATCGCTTGAGATGCTTTGGTCGTGCCCTGTGTTTTCCTCCGGATGCACCGATCCATAGGTATGAAATCATGATGAGTGAAGCCGTTAAAGTGGAATATGGTGGACCTAAAATCAAACGAAGTTGTCTGGAAAGATATACAATCTTTTGAAATCGATGCATATTTAGTGAAAAATAAGGCATGATGCAAGTATACGATCTATATATTATAGCAATACCGATTAATTAGGAATATGTTTGTCTTGTTAGTACTTTCACTTTAGGTCCCATGCTTTAAGTCTTTTATCCCTGtcagatatatgtatataccagtagaaaatatagagaatttctagtcctttttattttgtataatattgGCCTGAGATGAGCTTAAATAGAGCTACATGGTCAGTGAGGATTTATATAGCTGAGCCCAACTGTTTGGGACTGAGGCGTTGTTGTTATCAAAGTAACTCCTTGATTTACATATCTAGTCAAGTTTTTTTGCACGAATTGTGCTGAGGTAGAGTTTTTTGCCATTTTTAAAGCCTTGACAGGATAGCTTTTACAAAATTAGTTTCCTAGTCTGAAAAGACGTTTTTGAAGATCATCTGTTAAtcttttggctatttttttttatgggaacagaccctacacgaggctcccacctctcgtgcacagccagGGATCTTTTGGCTATTGGTATATGAATTTCTGATGATTCATTTCCCTTGTCGTTTAGGTATGAGAATATAGAAATGGCTTTGCATTATGGTACAATGCTAAGGGAATGCATTCGACACCAGAGTGTTGCAAGGTGAATCACATGAACCTATCTGATGcgcttttttcttctttttttttttaaaaaaaacaattatatatcaTTTGAATTTGTTGGTGTTAGAGGATTCATTTATCTGATCTAAATTGAAGTACGTAATTGCTTTCTTTTTGCTATCTATTTCTAAATTTTTGAGTGTGAATGAAACGTGTTGCAACCTTATGCTGCTACTGCTGGATGTATTTTTTGAGATCATATATGTGTGCTTCTGTTGTTAGGTATGTCTTGGAATCAGAGCATGTGAAGAAGTTTTTTGATTATATTCAGCTGCCAAATTTTGACATTGCTGCTGATGCCGCTGCAACTTTTAAGGTTGGGTCCTTTTAATTATGTTAATGGAATGAATATCTGATAGATAATCGTTATTATTCTATAGTCATTTCAATGACTATTTAAGCAAATATGGCATCAATTTTATTCCCTATTGCACTAGCAAACCTCTtaagaaaagaaggaaaaagaagcCAATTCTACTCCACAGGAACCATTGGCTGTATAAGGTGTGGTTAGCTTGCTtttatcaaatcaaataattgGGGCTTCTTAATGTCTTCGGTAAGAACTTGCTGATTTAATTCCTATTTCCTACTGAAATTCAGTAGATTGGTCATACTATGGTCATTCCAAAGCTAATAGTGGTCTTGACATATTTATTGTTGTTCTGAGAAGCTTTTGCTCTTTCTTAAGAGTTGTTTCTCATGCCTACTGCAGCATTATCCCAATTTGGTTGCAATTTTTTTTGCAGGAACTCTTGACGAGGCACAAATCAACAGTAGCTGAGTTTCTTTCGAAGAATTATGACTGGGTAATAGATTTAGTATATTTGTCTTATTGCTTATTAGTGTACACATGCAAGTGAACTGTTTGTACCATAGTTACCAGGAGTTCTCTATGAAGTTGTTGCTGCTTGTTTTGTAAACTATAGCTAATAGTTGTTCTTTAGAAACTTCTTGCTTCATATAGCTTTGATTTATGCAACCATGCTCTCTAGATACTTCAACATGTTTTGTTGTTgacactattattttatttattacaatgaAATGATTCCCGTAGTACTGATGGAACACTCAGTTTATGCAATTTTTACCTGTTCTTTTTGGGGCTTCATGTCTATCAGAGTCTACTTTATTAATCTTAGAAAGTCTCGTTTTCACCTGATGGTGCCTCTCGAGACACCTTTCCATCATCAACCAAGGGGTGATAAATTGTGACATGTAATTGGAAAGAGAAGTTGTGTAAGAACCTTAAGAGTCTGTTCTTGTTGCTGCCTTTTTCCTTTCACCCAGGTTTATGTAGTTGAGGGTTGGGATGAATAGGATCAACTGTTATTATCTGAAGGATATCGGTTAAGGAGGATTTAGTGTCAGCTACATGAACTGTCAGTGTTTTGTACTTGGGCTTAATGATTGATACATAAACGTGTTCAAAATATATCTctatgatatatttattttacttcTAATATCTTTTTTCCGGTTTTCTTGTTGGATTTTTTCATCAATTACTCTTGCTTCGTTAAATGAATCATGAGGAACTTATTCTGTGCTGGTTTTGCTTTTAGTTCTTTGCCGAGTATAACTCCAAACTGCTCGAGTCCAGTAATTACATCACTAGAAGGCAAGCTATCAAGGTAAGGGAAGCCTCCGCTCTTCTTGTAGACAACTTGTGCTGAAAATAGACTTCCGGGAAAAATTCTGTTCCTTCAGAAACTTTTCACATCTTTTGGAAAGTATCTCAGTGGAACCGAGTACAAGTAACTCATACATGTTTGATGTGCATTTTCTACCTCAGGCCCTCCTCATATTACATAGATAACATTTTTTTCTCGATCCCTTGTATACTGATCCCCATTTTGTTGAAAGAGTTGTTTTTGCATCTTCTTTTACTCAGGGCTGTGTTTGTAGTTGACATCGTAATTTCTTTAGAAAACACTTTTATATGTACCTTTTGGGTTGGGAGCAGAAATCCTCTTTCCATGATTAAAGCAGGGAAGAGCAGGAAATTGAGGGTCTTggataagagaaagttgaatgAGATTCATGTATTCAGAATTAAGTAGTTTTACTGGAATGGAGTGATTCAATCTGTTGATTGACGGGAAACAGAATCTTTTGACTTTGAAGAGAAATTTCCAGCggttcagttttttttttttcatttattcaaGCTCTCGTCATTTCTTTCTACCAGAAATTCATAATATTATACATCGCTCAAGGTCTTTATAATTCTGGAGTCTTTCTTCATTTCCTTCACACAGTGAGTCTTTCCAATTTATGTTTAGGCAGCTTGTAGCCTGACAGGAATCCCTTTTTcgttgtttttcttttaatctttaaTGATGTTTGTTTTATTGTTGCAGCTGTTGGGAGATATCCTGCTCGACCGCTCAAACTCTGCAGTAATGACGCGTTACGTTAGTTCAAGAGACAACTTAAGGATCCTTATGAATCTTCTCAGGGTATTGAGCTATATTTGATTGCATTGTTCTTATTTCAACCCTCTCTTCCTGACCATCATTCTACTTTATTCTTTTATCTTGTATTCTCTGGAAGTTTCTTTAGTTCTTTTGGTGCATTTGCTTTTATTGTCTTCCTATTTTGTGGGTGGTGGGGGCTTAACCATATCTATGATGAAACGGTTGCAGTTGATAATCACTTCGCAACATCAGTTCAAGTTTTTTGTGTGATGAGTCCAACTCAACCCAATGGACATATCATTAACTTGTGAAATGAGTAAAATTAGATGGACCACTTTTCGCTTAGCACAAAAGACTTAACTTGAATATGTCACTCATTtgaacaagttaagagattggGCTGGTAACTTTTACGTGTATAGGGAAAGTTGTGCAGCTCCTTTCCCCATCACTTAAGCTGATGACATGAAAAGCCTAGCACCGAGAAAAAATGGCTAGGCCATCAAATTATCTTCTTGGATTGCTGTTAATTTTTGTTGATTGCTGAATTCCTCCTTCGGCAGGAGTCAAGCAAGAGTATCCAGATAGAAGCATTCCATGTTTTCAAGGTACTCTAttgattttgacattttttaacCACGTCTGCTGACTGTTCCGTTAGCAATGGCTTAGTCTCTGACTTTCAACTTTTGCAGTTATTTGCTGCAAACAAGAACAAGCCTTCAGATATTGTTAGCATCCTTGTCGCAAACAGAAGCAAGCTTCTGCGCCTCTTTGCCGATTTTAAGACTGATAAAGGTACATACATACAGAGGAAATATCGATTAAGAATATGTTACATGCACAATAAATATGAACTTCTAATTGTATCTTGTGAAAGGATGCCTCACAGTTTTCCTTTAATCTTATACGCGTAAGCTGGCTTGGACACCATAATTATCCGAAAACGAAACAATATTCCTAACTCTTTACCTTTTCTTATCTTACAGAGGATGAGCAATTTGAGGCTGACAAAGCACAAGTTGTCAAAGAAATTGCATCCCTTGATACCAAGGAACTCTCTTGAACTCAGTACTAGTTAGTTCCTAAGCGGTCAAGGTTATGGCTCTGTGTGTATAAATGAATGATGTTGTTTTACTCAACTGAACTTAGCTcttgaaattattaattaaacttcactttttttttgtgtgaTTATTTTGTCATTTGTTTTCTTTATGTTCTTTCTCTAGCCAAAAATGTTCCCCTTCTTTGAAAGGTTTGGCGATTTTATTCTTGTGTTTCTTTTAAATCTGttctgaaaaataattttcttgagCTGAGGATATACTGAAAACAACCCCTTACCCAataaaggtagaagtaaggttAGCATACATCTCACTCTCTTCACACTTCACTTGTAGAATTGTAGTgtgtatgttgttattgtttgaAAGGTTTGGAGGCTCGCAATTATTGAAGATTTAGCTATctgttttatatttttactcTTAAATGCACGTGAAGTATGAGCGATATATTTGGTGTTTACATCAAATCAAATGAAAACATTACATATATAACATGTGAGTGTCCTTTTGCAATTTTATGTAATCTCCAAATTATAGTTGGTTAATACATTGTTGGCTTTTAATTTGTCACTTAATATCATGGTAAATTAATTCTTAAGTATAGCTAATCCTTGGATTGTTATCCAACATGAGATTTTGATATACgattatatcaaaattataACCAAATAAAGGGTAAAATAATATCGCATTTTATACGGAGATTATTTCACAATTACACTAACCAAAAAATTGCTACTTCCGATTCTTGGTATCAATATATTATTAAtagcataattttatttttatattctaactcaaaataatactctcttttaaaaaaaatttgaacataattttattaaactaGAACACTTTCTTTTCGTTATTATTACTATATAGAAGCTTGAGCAttataattaagtaaaatagCATATTTTGTCCTTTAGATAggctaatttttaattttacctCGAAACAAATTGGTATTCAAATAATTGTCCTTTGGCCATCACACTTGTATCTAAGCGAGCCTAATTTATCTAGAAATCCAAAATATCTCCGAATATAATTTGTAGAATATTATcgtatgaaaaaataaatttatactcaaaaaaattatttattataagagGCAAGATTAAACGGTCAAAAGTGCATATGACCTATCCGAGGTGGCTCACTAATTTGGGCTTAAGACTTTTATattggaggtctcaagttcaaaaTAAGGATTTGCCCTTTGGATCGAATTTATCTCACTAAGTTAACTCCATTTGTGaactattatatataaaaaagaaaaaagaaaaaagaaatgcaTATGACCCATTATTTATTTCACTATTCTTTCTTGTAAGATTTATAGGGTTTAACATAAACCCTAACAAAATTGGGCATCAATGGAGGCACTGAAAGAGTGTAGGGCGAATTTGGTTGTGTATTTACATCCATCGAAGGCCAAAAATGTCGAGGCCGCTGCTTATCGCGAACTCAGCTCTCTTCTTTTCAAGTAATTCCTCATCATCCTTCCTATTTTGGTGTTAAAAAATTGAAGTACGGTTCAGTTTGAAGTTGCAGATTTAGGGTTTTTGTGTTTTTCTCAAAACTACTCTATCTATAAGCGAATTTAACCCCcaaaaaagtgtttttttttgtttttggtatgaGAAATTTTGGTAAATGCTGCATTTATTAGTGTGAAAttgttaattagttgatgatgcatgtttcatttcAATAGAGTGTTTAGTAATGCTCATTTTTTATTGTTTGAAGAGAAGGCTTGTCTAGAACTCCCCATAT contains the following coding sequences:
- the LOC129880987 gene encoding putative MO25-like protein At5g47540, giving the protein MKGLLFKSKPKTPVELVRQTRDLLIYTQRNSDVRESKREEKMMELSKTMRDLKCVLYGNGQSEPVSEACSQLTQEFFREDTLRLLINILPKLNLEARKDATQVVANLQRQQVQSRLIACYYLEANIDLMDILVAGYENIEMALHYGTMLRECIRHQSVARYVLESEHVKKFFDYIQLPNFDIAADAAATFKELLTRHKSTVAEFLSKNYDWFFAEYNSKLLESSNYITRRQAIKLLGDILLDRSNSAVMTRYVSSRDNLRILMNLLRESSKSIQIEAFHVFKLFAANKNKPSDIVSILVANRSKLLRLFADFKTDKEDEQFEADKAQVVKEIASLDTKELS